One segment of Rhodopirellula bahusiensis DNA contains the following:
- a CDS encoding MBL fold metallo-hydrolase RNA specificity domain-containing protein, producing MSLMKLVHHGAHEGVTGSCHQLWIDDSKSLLVDCGTFQGEDARKKPNPEIEFSLRGIEALLLTHVHIDHAGRIPYLLPAGFDRPILCSVPTAKLLPLVMEDALKIGFTRSKRLIKKFLGQIRKQLVPLSYHKWHDCPGGVKVRLLPAGHVLGSTMFEVELKDGRRAVFSGDVGAGTNPLLNPPVSPERADLLVLESTYGDRLHPPKADRKAELEQVIRRTLHDSGVTIVPAFSLGRTQALLYELNAIFEHIQETEHRTLMKRVDVIVDSPLASRFTALYKEMKSHWGEEAQVTLETDDQPLVFENLTTVGSHSEHQETVRYLSKHNLPAVVIAGSGMCTGGRVVNYLKEFIGEEQTDIVFAGYQAGGTPGNYISRGSDWVRLDGRRYDVRAKTHRLTGYSAHGDQEDLIALVDGMADAPKEIRLVHGDYAAKRALTQKLTAKGYHLI from the coding sequence ATGTCGCTTATGAAATTGGTTCACCACGGTGCACACGAAGGTGTCACTGGTTCTTGTCACCAACTTTGGATCGATGATTCCAAGAGCCTGTTGGTCGACTGTGGCACGTTCCAAGGCGAAGACGCACGGAAGAAGCCCAACCCCGAGATTGAGTTTTCGCTTCGAGGCATCGAGGCACTTTTGCTGACCCATGTGCATATCGATCACGCAGGCCGGATTCCGTATCTGCTGCCCGCTGGATTTGACCGGCCGATTTTGTGCAGCGTTCCGACGGCGAAGTTATTGCCGCTGGTGATGGAAGACGCGTTGAAGATCGGGTTCACACGTTCCAAGCGATTGATCAAGAAATTCTTGGGCCAAATTCGCAAGCAGTTGGTGCCGCTTTCCTACCACAAATGGCACGATTGTCCGGGCGGCGTCAAGGTCCGGTTGTTGCCGGCCGGTCACGTGCTGGGATCGACCATGTTCGAAGTCGAACTGAAGGACGGTCGGCGAGCGGTTTTCAGTGGTGACGTGGGTGCGGGAACCAACCCGCTTTTGAATCCGCCGGTCAGTCCCGAGCGAGCGGACTTGTTGGTGCTCGAGAGCACTTACGGGGACAGGTTGCATCCACCCAAGGCCGATCGCAAAGCGGAGCTGGAGCAAGTCATCCGGCGAACACTTCACGATTCAGGTGTGACGATCGTGCCCGCCTTTTCGCTCGGTCGTACACAGGCGTTGCTGTACGAGCTCAACGCCATCTTCGAACACATTCAAGAAACCGAGCATCGAACGCTGATGAAGCGGGTGGATGTCATTGTCGACTCACCGCTCGCTTCGCGATTCACTGCGCTTTACAAGGAAATGAAATCACACTGGGGCGAAGAAGCTCAGGTGACTTTGGAAACCGACGATCAACCACTGGTCTTCGAAAATCTCACGACGGTGGGCAGCCATTCCGAACACCAAGAAACCGTTCGCTATCTGTCCAAACACAACCTGCCCGCGGTGGTGATTGCCGGAAGTGGAATGTGCACGGGAGGCCGGGTGGTCAACTACTTGAAGGAATTCATTGGCGAGGAGCAAACCGACATCGTCTTCGCTGGTTATCAAGCGGGAGGCACGCCCGGAAATTACATTTCACGCGGCAGTGATTGGGTGCGTTTGGACGGACGACGCTATGATGTGCGAGCCAAGACGCATCGACTGACCGGGTATTCGGCTCACGGTGACCAAGAAGATTTAATCGCGTTGGTCGATGGAATGGCCGATGCACCCAAGGAGATTCGGTTGGTGCA